Proteins encoded by one window of Acidipropionibacterium virtanenii:
- a CDS encoding ABC transporter ATP-binding protein, translating into MPADLAVRPGGYRIVAAMINISHLTRRYGPVTAVDDVSFTVEPGQVCGFLGPNGAGKSTTMRCLVGLTPPTSGRATVLGAEYRRLPNPGRQVGIMLDATAQHPGRTGRETLRIAALVQGLDRSRIDAVLEQVGLTPAEARARVRTYSLGMQQRLGIAVALLGDPRVLVLDEPTNGLDPEGIAWMRDLLRRLADRGDTVLLSSHLLHEVEQIADTLVLIGGGRVIASGSTEELLDGQSSLEELYLSRTDAVARR; encoded by the coding sequence ATGCCCGCGGACCTTGCGGTCCGCCCGGGTGGCTACCGCATCGTGGCTGCCATGATCAACATCAGTCATCTCACCCGACGCTACGGCCCGGTCACCGCGGTCGATGACGTCTCCTTCACCGTCGAACCCGGCCAGGTGTGCGGATTCCTGGGGCCCAACGGCGCCGGCAAGTCCACCACCATGCGCTGCCTGGTCGGGCTCACCCCACCGACCTCGGGCCGGGCAACCGTGCTCGGCGCCGAGTACCGCCGCCTGCCCAATCCGGGCCGGCAGGTCGGCATCATGCTCGACGCCACCGCCCAGCATCCCGGCCGCACCGGACGCGAGACGCTGCGCATCGCGGCCCTGGTTCAGGGCCTGGACCGCAGCAGGATCGACGCCGTCCTCGAGCAGGTCGGCCTGACGCCGGCCGAGGCGCGCGCCCGGGTGCGGACCTACTCGCTGGGCATGCAGCAGCGTCTGGGGATCGCCGTGGCACTGCTCGGGGACCCGCGGGTGCTGGTGCTCGACGAGCCCACCAACGGGCTGGATCCGGAGGGGATCGCCTGGATGCGTGACCTGCTGCGGCGTCTGGCCGACCGCGGCGACACGGTTCTGCTGAGCTCCCATCTGCTCCACGAGGTGGAGCAGATCGCCGACACCCTGGTGCTGATCGGCGGCGGCCGGGTGATCGCATCCGGTTCCACCGAGGAGCTGCTGGACGGCCAGAGCAGCCTCGAGGAGCTGTACCTGTCGCGCACCGACGCCGTCGCCCGCCGCTGA
- a CDS encoding glycine C-acetyltransferase produces the protein MKDDLADRIAGLKEEGLYKAEAALAGPQAAEITVGDGRQVINLCANNYLGLADSPVLIAAARKALDEWGFGMASVRFICGTQTLHQRLERAITEFLHPEDPEEWDTILYSSCFDANGGLFEVLLGEQDAIVSDELNHASIIDGVRLSKARRLRYHNQDMADLEAQLQIAEKRRYKMVATDGVFSMDGFVAPLPQICDLAEAYGAMVMVDDSHAVGFVGESGAGTPEKWGVQPRVDIVTGTLGKALGGASGGYTCSHREVVEMLRQNSRPYLFSNSLAPSIAAAALATLDLLRSSGELRERLAENTAYFRSEMSARGFEIPASDHPICPVMIGDAVKASQMADAMLARGIYVRAFSYPVVPRGRARIRTQMSASLTREQLDRAIAAFEEARAEIG, from the coding sequence ATGAAGGACGATCTGGCAGACAGGATCGCGGGCCTCAAGGAGGAGGGCCTCTACAAGGCCGAGGCGGCCCTGGCCGGCCCCCAGGCCGCCGAGATCACTGTGGGCGACGGGCGGCAGGTGATCAACCTGTGCGCCAACAACTACCTCGGCCTGGCCGACTCCCCGGTGCTCATCGCCGCGGCGAGGAAGGCCCTCGACGAATGGGGATTCGGGATGGCCTCGGTGCGGTTCATCTGCGGCACCCAGACCCTCCACCAGAGGCTGGAGAGGGCCATCACCGAGTTTCTGCACCCCGAGGACCCCGAGGAGTGGGACACCATCCTCTACTCCTCCTGCTTCGACGCCAACGGCGGCCTGTTCGAGGTGCTCCTCGGCGAGCAGGACGCCATCGTCTCCGACGAGCTCAACCATGCCTCGATCATCGACGGGGTGCGCCTGTCCAAGGCCCGCCGGCTGCGCTACCACAACCAGGACATGGCAGACCTGGAGGCTCAGCTCCAGATCGCCGAGAAGCGCCGGTACAAGATGGTGGCCACCGACGGCGTCTTCTCCATGGACGGGTTCGTCGCCCCGCTGCCCCAGATCTGCGACCTGGCCGAGGCATACGGCGCGATGGTGATGGTCGACGACTCCCACGCGGTGGGATTCGTCGGCGAGTCCGGCGCCGGCACGCCCGAGAAGTGGGGCGTGCAGCCGCGCGTCGACATCGTCACCGGCACCCTCGGCAAGGCCCTGGGCGGGGCGTCCGGCGGATACACCTGCTCCCACCGCGAGGTGGTGGAGATGCTGCGCCAGAACTCGCGGCCCTACCTGTTCTCCAACTCCCTGGCCCCCTCCATCGCGGCCGCGGCGCTGGCCACGCTGGACCTGCTGCGCTCCTCGGGGGAGCTGCGCGAGCGGCTCGCCGAGAACACCGCCTACTTCCGCTCCGAGATGAGCGCCCGCGGCTTCGAGATCCCCGCCTCCGACCACCCCATCTGCCCGGTGATGATCGGCGACGCCGTGAAGGCCTCGCAGATGGCCGACGCCATGCTGGCCCGCGGCATCTACGTGCGGGCCTTCTCCTACCCGGTGGTGCCGAGGGGCAGGGCCCGGATCCGCACCCAGATGTCGGCCTCGCTGACCCGCGAGCAGCTCGACCGGGCCATCGCCGCATTCGAGGAGGCGCGCGCCGAGATCGGCTGA
- a CDS encoding DedA family protein yields the protein MVRPSDPHSPGSSQESGDPVDDAQDAAVTDPDTVAAVSEEEAPWWQDEGMPWHSKPGRADYWCMGWIGFLGVFALVMIPLKGWLLGLDPPVMMGVSGSRVGAAATGALAEAGNAPFWWAWLLLGSLMSIKLDWVYWWAGKLWGRGMIEVWAGSSPRARKRYDRAERWAGSLGWLGIIVAYVPIPLPIMPVVFVLTGASRMPLKWFIALDFLAATLWNAGFIAAGWLVGDPIVEVLHQYNRIVSYVTVALCLVIIVPIFFRGSKKNTTQKS from the coding sequence ATGGTTCGACCCTCCGACCCGCACTCGCCGGGCTCTTCGCAGGAGTCCGGCGACCCCGTCGACGACGCTCAGGACGCAGCGGTGACCGATCCCGACACGGTCGCCGCCGTCTCCGAGGAGGAGGCGCCCTGGTGGCAGGACGAGGGCATGCCCTGGCACAGCAAACCGGGGAGGGCCGACTACTGGTGCATGGGCTGGATCGGATTCCTCGGCGTCTTCGCACTGGTGATGATTCCGCTCAAGGGCTGGCTGCTGGGCCTGGACCCGCCGGTCATGATGGGCGTCAGCGGCTCGCGCGTCGGGGCCGCCGCGACCGGAGCCCTGGCCGAGGCCGGCAATGCCCCGTTCTGGTGGGCCTGGCTGCTGCTGGGATCGCTGATGTCGATCAAGCTCGACTGGGTGTACTGGTGGGCCGGCAAACTGTGGGGCCGCGGCATGATCGAGGTCTGGGCCGGCAGCTCCCCACGCGCCAGGAAGCGCTACGACAGGGCCGAGAGGTGGGCCGGGAGCCTCGGTTGGCTGGGCATCATCGTCGCCTACGTGCCCATCCCGCTGCCCATCATGCCGGTCGTGTTCGTGCTGACCGGCGCCTCGAGAATGCCGCTGAAGTGGTTCATCGCCCTGGACTTCCTCGCCGCGACGCTGTGGAATGCGGGCTTCATCGCAGCGGGATGGCTGGTCGGGGACCCGATCGTCGAGGTCCTGCACCAGTACAACCGGATCGTCAGCTACGTCACCGTCGCGCTGTGCCTGGTGATCATCGTCCCGATCTTCTTCCGCGGCTCGAAGAAGAACACCACGCAGAAGAGCTGA
- a CDS encoding histidine phosphatase family protein, whose translation MTLLVLVRHGQSTWNLEHRLQGQRMDVPLTPLGRRQADQAARRVKALVPPATPVYSSDQDRALQTAAPIAAALTVQPRPDPRLREQDLGRMEGLLPEQLTPEPAPEGVDIADVRWGGGESLADVAARLRSFLSDLAAAEDGRSPARAVIVSHGDTLRVLLALLDGRTHRECNFDLVLGNGEVITRDADPAQVA comes from the coding sequence GTGACCCTCCTCGTCCTCGTCCGCCACGGCCAGTCCACCTGGAACCTGGAGCATCGCCTCCAGGGGCAGAGGATGGATGTCCCCCTCACCCCGCTGGGGCGCAGGCAGGCCGACCAGGCGGCACGGAGGGTCAAGGCCCTCGTCCCCCCCGCGACCCCCGTCTACTCCTCCGACCAGGACCGCGCCCTTCAGACCGCCGCCCCGATCGCCGCGGCCCTCACGGTCCAGCCCCGCCCCGATCCGAGGCTCCGCGAGCAGGACCTCGGACGGATGGAGGGCCTGCTGCCCGAACAGCTCACCCCCGAACCCGCACCCGAGGGCGTCGACATCGCCGACGTGCGCTGGGGAGGCGGCGAATCCCTGGCCGACGTCGCGGCCCGGCTGCGCTCATTCCTCTCCGATCTGGCCGCTGCCGAGGACGGCCGCTCCCCCGCCCGGGCCGTCATCGTCTCCCACGGCGACACCCTGCGAGTGCTCCTGGCCCTGCTCGACGGCCGCACCCACCGCGAGTGCAACTTCGACCTCGTCCTGGGAAACGGCGAGGTCATCACCCGGGACGCCGATCCGGCGCAGGTAGCCTGA
- the folP gene encoding dihydropteroate synthase encodes MSGSSIPQPAPLILRDQRFDASHPAVMAVINRTPDSFYSPARHTLDDALRRLDEVVDQGADIVDVGGVRAGEDGPEVSPAEEIRRVRPFLEEARRHHPEILLSLDTWRSEVARACAGLVDVVNDTWAGADPGLVHVAADLEAGHVVSHTGGLPPRTDPHHVHYEHGVVDDAIAELSRAAARDQAAGIPAERIIVDPTLDFGKTTADSLACVRATDRFVALGHPVLVAASRKDFVGETLDLPIDDRLEGSLAAVAVSTWLGATVVRAHDIAATRRIVDMVASIRGDRVPALALRGV; translated from the coding sequence GTGTCAGGCTCCTCCATCCCGCAACCGGCCCCGCTGATCCTGCGCGACCAGCGCTTCGACGCGTCCCACCCGGCCGTCATGGCCGTCATCAACCGCACCCCCGACTCCTTCTACTCCCCCGCCCGGCACACCCTCGACGACGCCCTGCGCCGTCTCGACGAGGTGGTCGACCAGGGAGCCGACATCGTCGACGTCGGCGGGGTCCGCGCCGGCGAGGACGGCCCCGAGGTGAGCCCGGCCGAGGAGATCCGGCGCGTCCGGCCCTTCCTCGAGGAGGCCCGCCGTCACCACCCCGAGATCCTGCTGAGCCTCGACACCTGGCGCTCCGAGGTGGCCCGGGCCTGCGCCGGCCTGGTCGACGTCGTGAATGACACCTGGGCCGGCGCCGACCCCGGGCTGGTCCACGTGGCCGCCGATCTCGAGGCCGGCCACGTCGTCTCCCACACCGGAGGGCTGCCTCCCCGCACCGATCCGCACCATGTGCACTACGAGCACGGCGTGGTGGACGACGCCATCGCCGAACTCTCCAGGGCCGCGGCCAGGGACCAGGCGGCCGGCATCCCCGCAGAACGGATCATCGTCGACCCCACGCTGGACTTCGGCAAGACGACCGCCGACTCCCTGGCCTGCGTGCGCGCCACCGACCGGTTCGTGGCGCTGGGTCACCCGGTGCTGGTGGCGGCCTCCCGCAAGGATTTCGTCGGGGAGACCCTTGACCTGCCGATCGACGACCGGCTGGAGGGCAGCCTCGCCGCCGTGGCGGTTTCGACCTGGCTGGGAGCGACCGTCGTCCGCGCCCATGACATCGCCGCGACCAGGAGGATCGTCGACATGGTCGCCTCGATCCGCGGCGACCGCGTTCCCGCCCTCGCCCTGCGCGGCGTCTGA
- a CDS encoding ABC transporter permease: MTLTYSLLDFRRMVRNPGILIFAVLMPTAFYMMFGALQNYSDVVVFHGNVSAVIMTSMASYGAVIAATSLGANAALEQDRGWGRQLAITPMTPARYLISKGLSIQLVTLLPVASVFALSIVLGARIEGIGWLWAFLLCWGCTMPFTVFGLGMAQLIRTETAGAITSFCVIGFAFLGNMLVPLSGFMLELSRFTPLYGINQLARYPVMGAWEMTGGEPAPFNIWIAVANLAAWAAVFTGGALLASRRGQER; encoded by the coding sequence ATGACTCTCACATACTCGCTTCTGGACTTCCGCAGGATGGTCCGCAACCCCGGCATCCTCATCTTCGCAGTGCTCATGCCGACCGCCTTCTACATGATGTTCGGAGCGCTGCAGAACTATTCCGACGTTGTGGTGTTCCACGGCAACGTCTCGGCCGTCATCATGACCTCGATGGCCTCCTACGGAGCCGTCATCGCCGCCACCTCCCTGGGTGCCAACGCAGCCCTGGAGCAGGACCGCGGATGGGGTCGTCAGCTGGCCATCACCCCGATGACCCCCGCCCGCTACCTGATCTCCAAGGGGCTGTCCATCCAGTTGGTGACGCTGTTGCCGGTGGCCAGCGTCTTCGCCCTGTCGATCGTTCTCGGCGCACGCATCGAAGGGATCGGCTGGTTGTGGGCCTTCCTGCTGTGCTGGGGATGCACTATGCCGTTCACGGTCTTCGGGCTGGGCATGGCGCAGCTGATCCGTACCGAGACGGCCGGGGCCATCACCTCCTTCTGCGTCATCGGCTTCGCCTTCCTCGGCAATATGCTCGTGCCGCTGTCCGGATTCATGCTGGAGCTGTCGCGGTTCACGCCGCTCTACGGCATCAACCAGCTCGCCCGCTACCCGGTGATGGGAGCGTGGGAGATGACCGGTGGCGAGCCGGCCCCGTTCAACATCTGGATCGCGGTCGCCAATCTGGCCGCCTGGGCGGCGGTCTTCACCGGCGGGGCACTGCTGGCCTCCCGACGCGGCCAGGAACGGTGA
- a CDS encoding ABC transporter permease, which yields MSTTVLSDQTPTSSARPAADQPAVPLARLVRAEGHKLTDTRSGFWLMLVMALGGILATGATAAGWHQVARAAGASWTAGGSLVPFAPMMLLPVLAILLVTSEWSTRSAMTTFTLEPRRGRVLLAKTVLMLAVTVVVWLVCQGLTALSAAAGERIHPDYPASWGIDRAAMAGDLGFTFLMVGMGLSLALLLGNAAAAIVVYMAQPLMTTTLGLIPGLRTPMEWASVNGMSLLSTGSLDGRDWAHVAVSATIWIVIPAAVGTVLSIRREIK from the coding sequence ATGTCCACCACCGTTCTTTCCGATCAGACCCCCACGTCCTCCGCCCGCCCGGCCGCCGATCAGCCGGCCGTCCCGCTGGCCCGCCTGGTGAGGGCCGAGGGCCACAAGCTGACCGACACCCGCTCCGGGTTCTGGCTGATGCTCGTCATGGCCCTGGGCGGCATCCTCGCCACCGGGGCCACCGCCGCGGGATGGCATCAGGTCGCCCGGGCAGCAGGCGCTTCCTGGACCGCTGGAGGCTCGCTGGTGCCCTTCGCCCCGATGATGCTCCTGCCGGTGCTGGCGATCCTGCTGGTCACCTCGGAGTGGAGCACCCGATCCGCGATGACCACCTTCACCCTCGAGCCTCGCCGCGGCCGCGTGCTGCTGGCGAAGACCGTCCTGATGCTCGCCGTCACCGTCGTCGTCTGGCTGGTCTGCCAGGGGCTGACGGCGCTGTCCGCGGCGGCCGGAGAGAGAATCCATCCCGACTACCCGGCGTCCTGGGGCATCGACCGGGCCGCGATGGCCGGGGATCTCGGCTTCACCTTCCTCATGGTCGGAATGGGACTGTCCCTGGCATTGCTGCTCGGCAATGCCGCGGCGGCGATCGTGGTCTACATGGCCCAGCCCCTGATGACCACCACCCTGGGGCTGATCCCCGGCCTGCGCACCCCGATGGAGTGGGCCTCGGTCAACGGCATGTCCCTGCTGTCCACAGGGTCGCTGGACGGACGCGACTGGGCCCACGTCGCGGTCTCGGCGACGATCTGGATCGTCATCCCGGCGGCGGTGGGCACTGTGCTGAGCATCCGGCGCGAGATCAAGTGA
- a CDS encoding 2'-5' RNA ligase family protein produces MIQASVPQTAPHEALLLFRMPAADPVVAPWRQRHDAACKDGIPAHITLMYPFALPDAIATKDIQTLEAVIAGVAPFTATLADTGWFGDAVLFLRPSDPAPFIGLTRDVQAAFPDWRPYGGAFERIVPHLTIGDDGQTAQLGEAEWDVTARLPIIQKIDAVEWWSGPSAASGLGGWTRARTFHLGA; encoded by the coding sequence ATGATTCAGGCGAGCGTCCCGCAGACCGCCCCGCACGAGGCCCTGCTGCTGTTCAGGATGCCCGCGGCCGACCCCGTCGTCGCTCCATGGCGGCAGCGGCACGACGCCGCCTGCAAGGACGGAATACCAGCTCACATCACGCTGATGTACCCCTTTGCCCTGCCCGACGCCATCGCCACGAAGGACATTCAGACCCTGGAGGCGGTGATCGCCGGAGTGGCGCCGTTCACCGCAACACTGGCCGACACCGGCTGGTTCGGTGATGCCGTCCTGTTCCTGCGTCCCTCGGATCCGGCTCCCTTCATCGGGCTGACCCGCGACGTCCAGGCCGCCTTCCCGGACTGGCGGCCGTACGGCGGTGCTTTCGAGCGCATCGTGCCCCACCTCACCATCGGCGACGACGGGCAGACGGCGCAGTTGGGGGAGGCCGAATGGGACGTGACGGCTCGGCTGCCGATCATCCAGAAGATCGACGCCGTCGAGTGGTGGTCCGGCCCTTCCGCCGCCAGTGGGTTGGGAGGCTGGACCCGTGCCAGGACATTCCACCTCGGAGCGTGA
- a CDS encoding ABC transporter ATP-binding protein, whose amino-acid sequence MRNTMTTDTRLPTDTPAIRADELVKTFRRPGAHDRLTAVDHVSFSIPAGQLVAFLGPNGAGKSTSIDMILGLIRPDSGLVQVLGGDPGRAARGGRLAAVHQIGGLLPDFTVAETMRAIAAIHGVGNRADGLIERWGLESCASTKVRKCSGGQQQRLRFALAMLPDPLVLILDEPTAGLDVDARRRFWRIMRSESERGVTILFATHYIEEADSFADRVILLAEGRVVADGPIAAVRAVTSGSTVSAVLPDAASAGPALAGLPGVHDVTVNGDRVTIETDRSDAVARHLLTATDAHDVLIDTTTLEDAFLRLTGGDSASIVRPGTGQAAYGRRDAGHTDSKEMAA is encoded by the coding sequence ATGAGAAACACCATGACCACAGACACGAGGTTGCCCACGGACACTCCTGCCATCCGGGCCGACGAGCTGGTGAAGACCTTCCGCCGGCCCGGCGCACACGACCGCCTCACCGCCGTCGATCACGTCTCCTTCTCGATCCCGGCCGGCCAGCTGGTCGCCTTCCTCGGCCCCAACGGAGCCGGCAAGTCGACGTCGATCGACATGATCCTGGGCCTCATCCGGCCCGACTCCGGTCTGGTCCAGGTGCTCGGGGGAGACCCGGGCCGCGCGGCCCGCGGCGGGCGCCTCGCCGCGGTGCACCAGATCGGCGGGCTGCTCCCCGACTTCACCGTCGCCGAGACGATGCGCGCAATCGCCGCGATCCACGGCGTCGGGAACCGGGCGGACGGGTTGATCGAGCGTTGGGGGCTGGAGAGCTGCGCCTCCACCAAGGTGCGCAAATGCTCCGGCGGCCAGCAGCAGCGGCTCAGATTCGCCCTGGCGATGCTGCCCGACCCGCTGGTCCTGATCCTCGACGAACCCACCGCCGGGCTCGACGTCGACGCCCGTCGTCGGTTCTGGCGGATCATGCGCTCCGAATCCGAGCGGGGAGTCACGATCCTGTTCGCCACCCACTACATCGAGGAGGCCGACAGCTTCGCCGACCGGGTGATCCTGCTGGCCGAGGGCCGCGTCGTCGCCGACGGGCCGATCGCCGCCGTGCGCGCGGTCACCAGCGGATCCACGGTGAGCGCGGTACTGCCGGACGCCGCCTCGGCCGGCCCGGCGCTGGCCGGGCTGCCCGGCGTCCACGACGTCACCGTCAACGGCGACCGGGTGACCATCGAGACCGACCGGTCCGACGCCGTCGCCCGTCACCTGCTCACCGCCACCGACGCCCACGACGTCCTCATCGACACGACCACCCTCGAGGACGCCTTCCTGCGGCTCACCGGGGGAGACAGCGCATCGATCGTCCGACCCGGCACCGGCCAGGCGGCATACGGACGTCGCGACGCAGGACACACCGATTCGAAGGAGATGGCGGCATGA
- a CDS encoding O-acetyl-ADP-ribose deacetylase yields the protein MATVEIVQADITRLSVDAVVNAANSALAGGGGVDGAIHRAAGPVLDQECRAIRQTRYRSGLPTGAAVETSAGNLPARWVIHTVGPVWDNSGTQDGLLASCYTNCITVADEIGAHSIAFPTISAGAFGYPLDRATRVAVETCTRARTDIVERIVLVAFNAKAERAYRRAVDAVAG from the coding sequence ATGGCCACTGTGGAGATTGTCCAGGCAGACATCACGAGACTGTCCGTCGACGCCGTCGTCAACGCCGCGAACTCGGCGCTGGCCGGAGGTGGAGGGGTCGACGGCGCCATCCATCGGGCAGCGGGGCCCGTCCTCGACCAGGAGTGCCGCGCGATCCGCCAGACCCGGTACCGCAGCGGCCTGCCCACCGGAGCAGCCGTGGAGACCTCGGCCGGGAACCTGCCGGCGAGGTGGGTGATCCACACCGTCGGACCGGTGTGGGACAACTCGGGCACCCAGGACGGGCTGTTGGCCAGCTGCTACACCAACTGCATCACGGTGGCCGACGAGATCGGCGCTCACAGCATCGCCTTCCCCACCATCTCGGCCGGTGCCTTCGGATATCCGCTGGACCGTGCCACCCGGGTGGCCGTGGAGACCTGCACGAGGGCCAGGACCGACATCGTGGAGAGGATCGTGCTGGTGGCCTTCAACGCGAAGGCCGAACGCGCCTACCGGAGGGCCGTGGACGCCGTGGCGGGCTGA
- a CDS encoding sensor histidine kinase, whose protein sequence is MRARAYGRTHGTVLVTTGVWLGFVAFPVLAVIFDQSLSTTVKTLSLIDIGVFIVCYLVGFWTDDDAIESSPAHRRARPASWVWLGVLLALIIVLAVLRGAPALTMCCYLVAYAAFLMPGWTVITILAVIVAAVSTALLRGAMTGWETLPLIGMALVFAFGIVARSEGRRDVEQARARESAARLGERERIASDVHDLLGQSLTVMAMKAELMGRFVDKDPEAAKQQARDLHRMSRDSLTQMRALVGGLQPQGVDGQLAEARIALRAAGIDLVIDDIRGGTGSGPGPAVGSDVGQDPFDIVRGWVLREAVTNIIRHSKARTCTIDVGDDRLRIVDDGVGEENAPEGAGRAGMRRRVEAAGGEFWSGPGPDGRGVAILVTG, encoded by the coding sequence ATGCGCGCCAGGGCGTACGGGCGAACCCATGGCACGGTGCTCGTCACCACCGGCGTCTGGTTGGGGTTCGTGGCCTTCCCGGTGCTGGCGGTGATCTTCGACCAGAGCCTCTCGACCACCGTCAAGACCCTCAGCCTGATCGATATCGGCGTGTTCATCGTCTGCTACCTGGTGGGTTTCTGGACGGACGACGATGCCATCGAGTCCTCGCCGGCCCACCGCCGCGCACGGCCGGCGTCATGGGTGTGGCTGGGAGTCCTTTTGGCGCTGATCATCGTACTGGCGGTGCTGCGCGGCGCCCCGGCACTGACGATGTGCTGCTACCTGGTGGCCTACGCCGCCTTCCTGATGCCCGGCTGGACGGTGATCACGATCCTGGCGGTCATCGTGGCGGCCGTGTCGACGGCGCTGCTGCGCGGCGCCATGACGGGGTGGGAGACCCTCCCTCTGATCGGGATGGCCCTGGTGTTCGCCTTCGGGATCGTCGCCCGCAGCGAGGGCCGGCGGGACGTCGAGCAGGCCCGGGCCCGGGAGAGCGCCGCGCGGCTGGGGGAACGGGAGCGGATCGCCTCCGACGTCCACGACCTGCTCGGCCAGTCGCTGACCGTGATGGCGATGAAGGCCGAGCTGATGGGCCGCTTCGTCGACAAGGATCCCGAGGCCGCCAAGCAGCAGGCCCGCGACCTTCACCGCATGTCGCGCGACTCGCTGACGCAGATGCGGGCGCTGGTCGGCGGCCTTCAGCCTCAGGGTGTCGACGGTCAGCTCGCCGAGGCCCGGATCGCGCTGAGGGCCGCTGGAATCGACCTGGTGATCGATGACATCCGTGGCGGCACCGGCTCTGGCCCTGGCCCCGCCGTCGGCTCGGATGTCGGCCAGGACCCCTTCGACATCGTCCGGGGCTGGGTGCTGCGCGAGGCCGTCACCAACATCATCCGTCACTCGAAGGCCCGCACCTGCACCATCGACGTCGGCGACGACCGGCTGCGGATCGTCGACGACGGCGTCGGGGAGGAGAATGCGCCCGAGGGTGCCGGCAGGGCCGGGATGCGCCGGCGCGTCGAGGCGGCCGGTGGGGAGTTCTGGAGCGGCCCCGGCCCGGACGGACGGGGGGTGGCCATCCTGGTGACAGGATGA
- a CDS encoding response regulator transcription factor: MTSMTIRLAIADDQALVRGALRALLSAEPDLDVVAECGRGDEVVGMVVGSRPDVCLLDIEMPGLDGITVAEQLAESCPECRVLVVTTFGRPGYLRRAMDAGVAGFIVKDTPASELAQAVRTVHGGGRVIDPELAAESLVEGHNPLTEREQEILRLAEDGSSITVIADRLSLSTGTVRNHVSSAIGKTHSANRAEAARNARELGWL, translated from the coding sequence ATGACCTCCATGACCATCCGGCTGGCGATCGCCGACGACCAGGCCCTGGTCCGCGGCGCGCTGCGGGCCCTGCTGTCTGCCGAGCCCGATCTCGACGTCGTCGCCGAGTGCGGGCGCGGCGACGAGGTCGTCGGCATGGTCGTCGGCAGCCGCCCCGACGTCTGCCTCCTCGACATCGAGATGCCGGGTCTGGACGGGATCACCGTCGCCGAACAGCTCGCCGAATCCTGCCCCGAGTGCCGGGTGCTGGTGGTGACCACCTTCGGTCGGCCCGGATACCTGCGCCGGGCGATGGACGCCGGGGTGGCGGGATTCATCGTCAAGGACACCCCCGCCTCCGAGCTGGCCCAGGCGGTGCGCACGGTTCACGGGGGCGGCCGGGTGATCGATCCGGAGCTGGCCGCCGAATCCCTGGTCGAGGGGCACAATCCGCTCACCGAGCGCGAGCAGGAGATCCTCAGGCTGGCCGAGGACGGATCCTCGATCACCGTGATCGCCGACCGGTTGAGCCTGTCGACGGGCACGGTGCGCAACCACGTCTCCTCGGCGATCGGCAAGACCCACAGCGCCAACCGGGCCGAGGCGGCCCGCAATGCCCGCGAACTGGGCTGGCTGTGA